CAGTACGGCACGCGCGCGTGCCGCCGTCCTGGCACCGGCACCCCGCGCCGTACGTTGCGGCAGCGCGCCCCCGTTCAGCCGCAGGAGGCGGGTGACGGCGACCCGCAGCAGGGTGTCGGCGGCGAGGGCGTTCCCCTCGTCGGCGGCGCGCAGGACCTGGTGGACGAGGCGGACGGCGTACGGGTCGTCGACGACGGGGGCGACGAAGCCCGGCGTACCGCTGATCCGCGTCGTCTCGGCCGCGATCTCCGCGACGAGGTCGGGGGAGGGGTAGACGGCCCCGTACCGCCAGCCTTCGGGCCCCTGCGCGTGGCCGGTGTGCGGGGTGTCGGGGTTGACCAGTGCGAGCGAGCCGGGGCCCGCGTACTGGTCGCTGCCGCCGTGGTGGAACACCTCCACGCCGTCGGTGATCGCGGCGATGACGAACGTCTCGTGGGTGTGCCTGATGAAGGTCTTGCTGATGTACCGGGCCCGCAGGAGGTCGACGCCGGGCAGCTCGGGGTAGCGCCAGTGCCGTGCCTGCTCCCGAGCCGCCATTGCTCCAGTCTGCACCGGCCGCGCCGAGCCCCGCCTCCCCGGCCCACCAGCCGCCCTTTCGCCACTTCCCCGTCACTTCGACTCGTCCGTTTCCGCAGGTCCGGGCGATTGTCAGTGGCGGGGTGCACGATGGGGAGATGTCCGGCAGTGCACTCGACTCGTTCTCCCCCGCGACCCGC
The nucleotide sequence above comes from Streptomyces sp. NBC_01716. Encoded proteins:
- a CDS encoding AraC family transcriptional regulator; translation: MAAREQARHWRYPELPGVDLLRARYISKTFIRHTHETFVIAAITDGVEVFHHGGSDQYAGPGSLALVNPDTPHTGHAQGPEGWRYGAVYPSPDLVAEIAAETTRISGTPGFVAPVVDDPYAVRLVHQVLRAADEGNALAADTLLRVAVTRLLRLNGGALPQRTARGAGARTAARARAVLERRLADPPSLERLAAELGTSPFALLRAFKDTYGMPPHTWLTDARVRRARHLLDAGTAPAEVAGLVGFTDQPHLNRHFTRIVGVPPGAYRRERAQGGT